In a single window of the Christensenella timonensis genome:
- the msrB gene encoding peptide-methionine (R)-S-oxide reductase MsrB — translation MQELTNQNMPEYERPPEEKLRSNLTEEQYYVMCEDGTEHPYTSEYWENEHEGIYVDAATGQPLFTSFDKFPSECGWPSFSSPISEDVVVTRQDLSHGMVRTEVRSAAGDFHLGHVFDDGPKERGGLRYCINGAAIRFIPEADMEAEGYSYLLPYYKKRKRESIK, via the coding sequence ATGCAGGAACTTACCAACCAGAATATGCCGGAGTATGAGAGGCCGCCGGAAGAGAAATTACGCAGCAACCTGACTGAGGAACAATATTATGTGATGTGCGAAGACGGTACAGAACATCCGTACACCAGCGAGTATTGGGAAAACGAACACGAAGGGATCTATGTGGATGCGGCCACTGGACAGCCGCTTTTCACGTCGTTCGATAAATTCCCGTCCGAATGTGGCTGGCCGAGTTTCTCGAGCCCGATCAGCGAAGATGTCGTTGTCACGCGCCAGGATTTATCGCATGGGATGGTGCGTACCGAAGTCAGGAGCGCCGCCGGGGATTTTCATTTGGGGCATGTGTTTGACGATGGGCCTAAGGAGCGCGGTGGGCTGAGGTACTGCATCAATGGCGCTGCGATCCGTTTTATCCCGGAGGCGGATATGGAGGCGGAGGGGTACTCCTATTTGCTTCCATATTATAAGAAACGTAAACGGGAAAGCATAAAATAA
- a CDS encoding pyridoxal phosphate-dependent aminotransferase, with protein MQLSEKALAISPSLTLKITAMAKDMKKRGLDVVGFGAGEPDFDTPKHIKDAAVEALKIGLTKYTPASGTVELKKAVCADLKKHGLQYDPTQIVISNGAKHSLFNVFQAILNPGDEVIVITPYWLTYPELIKMADGVPVYVGAQECNNFEPLAEDIEAAVTKKTKAIIVNNPSNPCGCIYSQKTLEGIAEIAKKHDFFIVSDEIYDELVYDGNKHTSIAALSEDAYGRTILVNGLSKTYAMTGWRIGYTASRADIAKIMGSYQSHATSNPCSIAQFAGIAALTGPRDEVVAMREEFDARRKMMVDIIGKMDGVSCATPMGAFYVMLNISALKGRKLDGAEIKGSVDFAEKLLEKKLTAVIPGAAFGADDFVRLSYAISRENIEKGLGRIAEFIAMLD; from the coding sequence ATGCAACTTTCAGAAAAAGCACTTGCAATTTCGCCGTCGTTAACGCTGAAAATTACGGCGATGGCGAAGGATATGAAAAAACGAGGACTGGACGTAGTGGGCTTTGGTGCGGGAGAACCCGACTTTGATACGCCAAAACACATTAAGGATGCAGCGGTCGAGGCGCTTAAGATCGGTTTGACCAAATATACGCCGGCATCCGGGACGGTGGAACTCAAAAAGGCAGTGTGCGCAGACCTGAAAAAGCATGGACTCCAGTATGACCCGACACAGATCGTAATTTCCAACGGGGCAAAGCACTCCCTGTTCAATGTGTTCCAGGCGATCCTCAACCCGGGGGACGAGGTGATCGTCATTACGCCATATTGGCTTACTTACCCGGAGCTCATTAAGATGGCGGACGGCGTGCCCGTTTATGTCGGCGCGCAGGAATGCAATAATTTTGAGCCGCTGGCAGAGGATATCGAAGCGGCGGTCACAAAAAAGACCAAGGCGATCATTGTAAACAATCCATCCAACCCCTGCGGCTGTATTTATTCACAGAAGACGCTGGAAGGGATCGCGGAGATCGCGAAGAAGCATGATTTCTTTATCGTATCGGACGAGATATACGACGAGCTGGTCTATGACGGCAACAAGCATACGAGCATCGCTGCGTTAAGCGAGGATGCTTACGGGCGTACCATCCTTGTCAACGGCCTTTCCAAAACATACGCGATGACGGGCTGGCGCATTGGTTATACGGCGAGCCGGGCGGATATCGCCAAGATCATGGGCAGCTACCAGAGCCATGCGACGTCAAACCCCTGTTCCATCGCGCAGTTTGCGGGGATCGCGGCGCTTACGGGCCCGCGCGACGAGGTCGTAGCGATGCGCGAGGAATTTGACGCCCGCCGCAAGATGATGGTGGATATTATCGGCAAAATGGACGGCGTGAGCTGTGCGACGCCAATGGGGGCGTTTTATGTGATGCTCAATATCTCAGCGCTGAAAGGACGAAAACTGGACGGTGCGGAGATCAAGGGTTCGGTCGATTTTGCGGAAAAACTGCTGGAGAAAAAACTGACGGCGGTGATCCCCGGCGCGGCGTTCGGTGCAGACGACTTTGTGCGCTTGTCCTATGCGATCTCGCGTGAAAACATTGAAAAGGGACTTGGGCGCATCGCGGAATTCATTGCGATGCTCGACTGA
- a CDS encoding beta/alpha barrel domain-containing protein, with protein sequence MTTERYKRTNLLQENDYNYTLQDVEHANLFEDMFDYDQVPKITFNHRTVPMHFPEEIWITDTTFRDGQQARTPFSVKEVVDLYKLLHKLSGPKGIIRQSEFFVYTEKDRKALEECMALGYEFPEITTWIRANKKDFALAKDMGIRETGILVSCSDYHIFNKMGMTRGQALDKYLGVVKDALDMGIVPRCHFEDITRADFYGFVVPFARALMELREESGIPIKIRMCDTLGYGVTYPGASLPRSVQGIVYGLRFYANVPSTLLEWHGHNDFYKVVCNASTAWLYGASSVNCSMLGIGERTGNCPIEAMAIEYVQLKGTQDGMDLKAITEIADYFEKELKYDINPRTPFVGRNFNSTRAGIHADGLLKDEQIYNIFNTDKILGRPVAVVIGEHSGLAGIAHWVNTHFKLGGEQKIDKKSELVQKIKDEVDRQYAEGRTTSFGDNELEMIIKDADYITYAALCAHVADIKDAE encoded by the coding sequence ATGACGACTGAAAGATATAAGCGCACCAACCTGCTGCAGGAAAACGACTACAATTATACATTGCAGGATGTTGAGCATGCGAACCTGTTCGAGGACATGTTCGACTATGACCAGGTGCCGAAAATAACCTTTAACCACAGGACAGTGCCCATGCACTTTCCGGAAGAGATATGGATCACAGATACCACTTTCCGCGACGGGCAGCAAGCGCGTACGCCGTTTTCGGTCAAAGAGGTCGTGGATCTTTATAAGCTGCTGCACAAGCTGTCCGGCCCGAAGGGGATCATCCGCCAGAGCGAATTTTTCGTGTATACGGAAAAGGACAGGAAAGCGCTTGAGGAATGTATGGCGCTCGGTTACGAGTTCCCGGAAATCACGACGTGGATCCGTGCCAATAAAAAGGATTTTGCGCTGGCAAAGGATATGGGCATCCGCGAGACGGGGATATTGGTCTCCTGTTCGGATTACCATATTTTCAATAAGATGGGTATGACACGCGGACAGGCGCTGGACAAATATTTGGGCGTGGTCAAAGACGCGCTCGATATGGGTATCGTACCGCGCTGCCACTTTGAAGATATCACCCGTGCGGATTTTTACGGGTTTGTGGTGCCGTTCGCACGCGCGCTGATGGAGCTGCGGGAGGAATCGGGTATCCCGATCAAGATCAGGATGTGCGATACGCTCGGCTATGGAGTGACCTATCCGGGGGCTTCGCTTCCCAGGAGCGTACAGGGTATCGTCTATGGGCTGCGGTTTTACGCCAACGTCCCTTCCACGCTTTTGGAATGGCACGGACACAATGATTTTTACAAGGTCGTCTGTAACGCGTCGACAGCGTGGCTTTACGGTGCGTCGTCCGTCAACTGCTCGATGCTCGGGATCGGCGAGAGGACGGGCAACTGCCCGATCGAGGCGATGGCCATCGAATATGTGCAGCTCAAAGGGACGCAGGACGGTATGGACTTGAAAGCGATTACGGAGATCGCGGATTATTTTGAAAAGGAATTGAAATATGACATCAATCCACGCACGCCGTTCGTGGGCAGGAATTTTAATTCCACCCGCGCGGGGATCCATGCGGACGGACTTTTGAAAGACGAACAGATTTATAATATTTTCAACACGGATAAGATCCTCGGCCGTCCGGTCGCGGTCGTGATCGGCGAGCATTCCGGCCTTGCGGGCATCGCACATTGGGTGAATACGCATTTCAAGCTGGGGGGAGAACAGAAGATCGATAAGAAGTCCGAGCTGGTGCAGAAGATTAAGGACGAGGTCGACAGGCAGTACGCAGAAGGGCGTACGACGTCGTTCGGGGACAACGAGCTGGAGATGATCATCAAGGATGCGGACTATATCACGTATGCGGCATTGTGCGCGCATGTAGCGGATATCAAAGATGCAGAGTGA
- a CDS encoding aminotransferase class I/II-fold pyridoxal phosphate-dependent enzyme, whose amino-acid sequence MRKFIAKTVEEMPPSGIRKFFDIASEMKDIISLSVGEPDFVTPWNVREAAISSIERGYTHYTSNHGNPALRKLITKYLCERYGIGYDWQLQTIVTVGASEALDLAFRSIIEPGDEILVPAPSYVSYMPGVSFAGGVAVPIETKECDNFTVTPQALENAITSKTKAIILPYPNNPTGAIMTKEQLEAITGIVEKHDLFVISDEIYSELTYGGRHCSIASFPNMYGRTVVINGFSKAFAMTGFRLGYAAGPEDMIAAMVKIHQYFMLCAPTASQHAGEEALRHEMDTDFAQVSKMVADYNRRRTFVYNSFQKMGLSCFEPRGAFYVFPNISGMGMTSEEFCHKLISEKHVACVPGTAFGAAGEGFMRCSYASSMENLKEAVRRIAEFVEKCRR is encoded by the coding sequence GTGAGAAAATTTATTGCGAAAACGGTAGAAGAAATGCCGCCGTCGGGGATCCGGAAGTTTTTTGATATTGCGAGCGAAATGAAAGATATCATCTCCCTTTCGGTAGGCGAGCCTGATTTTGTGACGCCGTGGAATGTACGCGAGGCAGCGATATCTTCCATTGAACGCGGTTACACGCACTACACCTCAAACCACGGCAACCCCGCGCTGCGTAAGCTGATCACGAAATACCTCTGCGAGCGGTATGGGATCGGCTATGACTGGCAGTTGCAGACCATCGTTACAGTGGGGGCGAGCGAGGCGCTTGACCTTGCGTTCCGTTCGATTATCGAGCCGGGGGACGAAATCCTCGTTCCCGCGCCTTCCTATGTTTCCTATATGCCCGGCGTGAGCTTTGCGGGCGGGGTCGCGGTACCCATCGAAACGAAGGAATGCGACAATTTTACGGTGACGCCGCAGGCCCTTGAAAATGCGATCACGTCCAAGACGAAAGCGATCATCCTGCCGTACCCCAACAACCCGACGGGCGCGATCATGACGAAAGAACAGCTGGAAGCGATCACCGGGATCGTTGAAAAGCACGATTTGTTCGTCATTTCGGATGAGATCTATTCGGAGCTTACCTATGGCGGGCGGCATTGTTCGATCGCATCCTTTCCCAATATGTATGGGCGGACGGTCGTGATCAACGGTTTTTCCAAAGCATTTGCCATGACGGGCTTCCGCCTGGGATATGCTGCAGGGCCCGAAGACATGATCGCCGCCATGGTGAAGATACACCAATATTTCATGCTGTGTGCGCCCACGGCGAGCCAGCATGCTGGTGAGGAAGCCCTGCGCCACGAGATGGATACGGATTTTGCGCAGGTAAGTAAGATGGTGGCGGATTACAACCGCCGTCGAACCTTTGTATACAATTCCTTTCAAAAGATGGGGCTTTCGTGCTTTGAACCACGGGGGGCGTTTTATGTGTTCCCCAATATTTCAGGCATGGGGATGACGTCGGAGGAGTTTTGCCATAAGCTGATAAGCGAAAAGCATGTGGCTTGTGTGCCGGGGACGGCATTCGGCGCAGCTGGGGAAGGCTTTATGCGCTGCTCGTATGCGTCGTCTATGGAGAACCTGAAAGAAGCAGTCAGGAGAATCGCGGAGTTTGTGGAAAAATGCAGAAGATAA
- a CDS encoding SHOCT domain-containing protein, protein MKNKPIVMKGLNGSITLNNDSVIVKKGALFGHCTTTYLIQDIIGINYKKHGITTGYIELVTPIDKNDHLDFTQQPNVVLLKLSHKKRTLAFKEMLENAISEVKRSRQGSQQAVLSVADEISKFKQLFDEGAITEEEYVEKKKQLLNL, encoded by the coding sequence ATGAAAAATAAACCAATTGTTATGAAGGGGCTAAATGGGAGTATTACACTGAACAATGATTCGGTGATTGTAAAAAAAGGAGCCCTTTTTGGACATTGTACAACGACGTATCTGATTCAGGATATCATTGGAATTAATTATAAAAAACACGGAATAACAACTGGGTATATCGAGCTAGTAACACCTATAGATAAAAATGATCACTTGGACTTTACGCAGCAGCCGAACGTTGTGCTTTTGAAGTTATCTCATAAAAAAAGAACGCTTGCTTTTAAAGAAATGCTTGAAAATGCTATATCAGAGGTGAAGCGTAGCAGACAAGGAAGTCAACAAGCAGTATTGTCTGTGGCAGATGAAATATCAAAGTTTAAGCAGCTGTTTGATGAGGGTGCGATAACAGAAGAAGAGTATGTTGAGAAAAAGAAACAGCTGTTGAATTTGTAA
- a CDS encoding Lrp/AsnC family transcriptional regulator codes for MKRDLKLEILDILEDNAKTTAEEIAMMLNEDAAAVQKTIDTLEEEKAIVKYSALVNREIVSEEEDAEALIEVEVTPQRDYGYDDLAKRIYRFEEVRAVYLMAGTYDLCVRIKSRSMKDISKFVFEKLAVIDGVTRTVTVFIMRKYKEQGVVLVGEETDERLVVTP; via the coding sequence ATGAAAAGAGATCTGAAACTGGAAATTCTGGATATTCTGGAAGACAATGCAAAGACAACGGCAGAAGAAATTGCCATGATGCTGAATGAGGACGCAGCCGCCGTGCAGAAGACGATCGACACGCTGGAAGAAGAAAAGGCGATCGTGAAATACAGTGCGCTTGTGAACCGCGAGATCGTATCCGAAGAAGAAGATGCGGAAGCGCTCATCGAAGTGGAAGTGACGCCGCAGCGCGATTATGGATACGACGACCTTGCAAAGCGGATTTACCGCTTTGAAGAGGTGCGCGCGGTGTACCTGATGGCGGGCACCTATGATTTGTGCGTACGCATCAAAAGCCGCAGCATGAAAGATATTTCCAAATTTGTATTTGAAAAATTAGCGGTCATCGACGGCGTGACACGTACGGTCACCGTGTTTATTATGCGTAAATACAAGGAACAGGGCGTCGTGTTGGTCGGCGAAGAAACGGATGAAAGATTGGTGGTTACCCCGTGA
- a CDS encoding DegV family protein — translation MADYVITCSSTADLPTEFVREHDITVLPYQFFMDGKEYYDDQGVSISTHDFYEKVRAGSMPTTSMVNADRYVAFFTPFLEAGKDVLHLEFSSGLSGSFDNAVMVAGQLVQKYPGRTIKVVDSLSASRGYGLFVHLVVLKKEEGATLNEAYTYAEELKWKITHWFAVESLEHLRRGGRVSRASAFLGTMLNIKPVLAFNNEGKIIPVEKIRGRKKSLIEMVNKMEEDVDNPDGQIVYVGHGDAPEDAEYVAQLIKERFPTVKETFINYTGPVIGAHSGPGTVNIHYVGKQRVDTKFK, via the coding sequence ATGGCAGATTATGTGATTACATGCAGCTCCACTGCTGACCTCCCGACCGAATTTGTCCGTGAGCATGATATCACCGTACTTCCTTACCAGTTTTTTATGGATGGGAAAGAATATTATGACGACCAGGGCGTTTCTATTTCCACACACGATTTTTACGAAAAGGTACGCGCCGGTTCCATGCCCACCACCTCGATGGTGAATGCGGATCGTTATGTCGCGTTCTTTACACCGTTTTTAGAAGCAGGTAAAGACGTCCTGCACCTGGAATTCTCGTCCGGCCTTTCCGGTTCTTTTGACAATGCCGTTATGGTAGCAGGGCAGCTGGTGCAGAAATATCCGGGGCGCACCATAAAAGTTGTCGATTCCCTTTCAGCATCACGCGGTTATGGGCTTTTCGTCCACCTGGTAGTGCTCAAAAAGGAAGAGGGCGCAACGCTCAATGAAGCATATACCTATGCGGAAGAATTAAAATGGAAGATTACGCATTGGTTCGCAGTCGAAAGCCTGGAGCACCTGCGCCGCGGCGGCAGGGTCTCCCGTGCCAGTGCATTTTTGGGCACGATGCTCAATATCAAACCAGTTCTTGCGTTTAATAACGAAGGAAAGATCATACCCGTCGAAAAGATCCGCGGCAGAAAGAAATCCCTGATCGAAATGGTCAACAAAATGGAAGAGGATGTGGACAACCCGGACGGCCAGATCGTGTACGTTGGCCACGGCGATGCGCCTGAGGATGCGGAATATGTCGCACAGCTTATCAAGGAGCGCTTCCCCACGGTAAAAGAAACGTTCATCAACTATACCGGCCCGGTGATCGGCGCACATTCCGGCCCCGGCACGGTCAATATCCACTATGTTGGAAAACAGCGTGTCGATACCAAATTCAAATAA
- the msrA gene encoding peptide-methionine (S)-S-oxide reductase MsrA — translation MKEIYLAGGCFWGLQKYFDCVMGVLETQTGYVNGRTENPSYMQVCCGDTGFAEGIRLRYDEKKLGLTDILHLFFHVVDPTTRNRQGNDVGEQYRTGIYYLDGADGEVIRAYAKREQEKYEEPIVTEITPLKNYYTAEEYHQKYLDKYPMGYCHIGKEAFNYAGTYQPEYAGV, via the coding sequence ATGAAAGAAATTTACCTGGCCGGAGGCTGTTTTTGGGGACTGCAGAAATATTTTGACTGTGTGATGGGGGTGCTTGAGACACAGACGGGCTATGTGAACGGCAGGACAGAAAACCCCAGCTATATGCAGGTGTGCTGCGGGGATACGGGCTTTGCGGAGGGAATACGCCTGCGCTATGACGAAAAAAAGCTCGGCTTGACGGACATACTGCATTTGTTTTTCCATGTGGTCGATCCTACGACGCGTAACAGGCAGGGCAACGACGTGGGCGAGCAATACCGTACGGGCATCTATTACCTGGATGGGGCTGACGGGGAGGTGATCCGCGCGTATGCGAAAAGGGAACAGGAAAAATATGAAGAGCCGATCGTAACGGAGATTACACCGCTGAAAAATTATTATACAGCCGAAGAATACCACCAGAAATATCTCGACAAGTATCCGATGGGTTATTGCCACATTGGAAAGGAGGCGTTCAATTATGCAGGAACTTACCAACCAGAATATGCCGGAGTATGA
- a CDS encoding InlB B-repeat-containing protein, which produces MRKLICILLTLVIVLTCATAFAAPEGGSYTVTVKVETEGTGTVTGGGTYSAGKNAALTATPADGYVFEGWFKEGDLENPVSTDAEFTYSLEEDRTFVARFDKKYTVTLSSEPEGGGSVSQSGSGEYMQGDSVTVTAQPAENYTFLGWFDASAASADPISAEASYTFEVQNDVQLAARFSASYTLDLTVSPAEGGSVSGGGNFSGGTVVTVTATPADGYRFAGWYDIGSPGKIISTEESYNLNLDENRTLGALFERSYGYMIMWVLIWIGIGFAAFVIIMRIIRRIRIVRRRKRRNYSRRPRR; this is translated from the coding sequence ATGAGAAAGCTTATTTGTATTTTGCTTACGCTTGTCATCGTGCTCACCTGCGCGACAGCGTTTGCCGCACCCGAAGGCGGTTCTTACACAGTTACCGTGAAGGTTGAGACCGAAGGAACGGGAACCGTGACTGGCGGCGGGACATACTCTGCCGGGAAAAATGCCGCCCTCACCGCGACGCCCGCGGACGGCTACGTCTTTGAGGGATGGTTCAAGGAGGGCGATCTTGAAAATCCCGTCAGCACCGACGCCGAATTTACTTATTCGTTAGAAGAGGATCGCACATTTGTCGCGCGTTTCGATAAAAAATATACTGTTACGCTGTCTTCCGAACCGGAGGGCGGCGGCAGCGTTTCCCAAAGCGGCAGCGGTGAGTATATGCAGGGGGATTCCGTTACGGTGACGGCCCAGCCTGCCGAAAATTATACATTCCTCGGATGGTTCGATGCCAGTGCTGCATCTGCCGATCCCATCAGCGCCGAAGCTTCCTATACCTTCGAGGTACAAAATGATGTGCAGCTGGCTGCAAGGTTTTCTGCGAGCTACACACTTGACCTTACAGTAAGCCCTGCAGAAGGCGGCAGTGTTTCCGGCGGGGGCAATTTTTCCGGCGGAACCGTTGTTACGGTGACGGCAACACCCGCCGACGGTTACCGTTTTGCAGGCTGGTACGACATCGGCTCGCCCGGCAAGATCATCAGTACGGAGGAAAGCTATAACCTGAACCTTGACGAGAACCGTACGCTGGGCGCGCTTTTCGAGCGCAGCTATGGTTATATGATCATGTGGGTGCTGATTTGGATCGGCATCGGTTTCGCAGCCTTTGTTATCATCATGCGCATCATCCGCCGCATCCGTATCGTCCGGCGCAGGAAACGCAGGAATTACAGCAGGCGTCCGCGCCGCTGA